One window of the Suricata suricatta isolate VVHF042 chromosome 7, meerkat_22Aug2017_6uvM2_HiC, whole genome shotgun sequence genome contains the following:
- the TAF11 gene encoding transcription initiation factor TFIID subunit 11 isoform X2: MDNPCESPTEKGGETGESEETAAAPGGPGATDTDGIPEETDGDGDADLKEAAAEEGELKSQDISDLTAVEREDSSLLTPAAKKMKIDTKEKKEKKQKVDEDEIQKMQILVSSFSEEQLNRYEMYRRSAFPKAAIKRHWMCVRSGERCHHYNPNI; this comes from the exons ATGGATAATCCCTGCGAGTCGCCCACAGAAAAAGGTGGAGAGACAGGGGAGTCAGAAGAAACGGCTGCTGCTCCCGGGGGCCCCGGGGCTACGGATACAGACGGAATCCCGGAGGAAACTGACGGGGACGGAGATGCGGATTTGAAAGAAGCCGCGGCCGAGGAAGGCGAG CTCAAGAGTCAGGACATCTCAGATTTAACAGCAGTTGAAAGGGAAGACTCATCTTTACTTACTCCTGcagcaaaaaaaatgaaaatagataccaaagaaaagaaagagaagaagcaaaaagTGGATGAAGATGAGATTCAAAAGATGCA AAtcctggtttcttctttttctgaggaGCAACTGAACCGTTACGAAATGTACCGCCGGTCAGCATTCCCTAAGGCAGCCATTAAAAGG CACTGGATGTGTGTGAGAAGTGGGGAGAGATGCCACCACTACAACCCAAACATATGA
- the TAF11 gene encoding transcription initiation factor TFIID subunit 11 isoform X1 yields the protein MDNPCESPTEKGGETGESEETAAAPGGPGATDTDGIPEETDGDGDADLKEAAAEEGELKSQDISDLTAVEREDSSLLTPAAKKMKIDTKEKKEKKQKVDEDEIQKMQILVSSFSEEQLNRYEMYRRSAFPKAAIKRLIQSITGTSVSQNVVIAMSGISKVFVGEVVEEALDVCEKWGEMPPLQPKHMREAVRRLKSKGQIPNSKHKKIIFF from the exons ATGGATAATCCCTGCGAGTCGCCCACAGAAAAAGGTGGAGAGACAGGGGAGTCAGAAGAAACGGCTGCTGCTCCCGGGGGCCCCGGGGCTACGGATACAGACGGAATCCCGGAGGAAACTGACGGGGACGGAGATGCGGATTTGAAAGAAGCCGCGGCCGAGGAAGGCGAG CTCAAGAGTCAGGACATCTCAGATTTAACAGCAGTTGAAAGGGAAGACTCATCTTTACTTACTCCTGcagcaaaaaaaatgaaaatagataccaaagaaaagaaagagaagaagcaaaaagTGGATGAAGATGAGATTCAAAAGATGCA AAtcctggtttcttctttttctgaggaGCAACTGAACCGTTACGAAATGTACCGCCGGTCAGCATTCCCTAAGGCAGCCATTAAAAGG CTGATCCAGTCCATCACTGGCACCTCTGTGTCTCAGAATGTTGTTATTGCTATGTCTGGCATTTCCAAGGTTTTCGTCGGGGAGGTGGTAGAAGAAG CACTGGATGTGTGTGAGAAGTGGGGAGAGATGCCACCACTACAACCCAAACATATGAGGGAGGCTGTTCGGAGGTTAAAGTCGAAGGGGCAGATCCCCAACTCAAAGCACAAAAAAATCATCTTCTTCTAG